The Xiphophorus couchianus chromosome 14, X_couchianus-1.0, whole genome shotgun sequence genome includes a region encoding these proteins:
- the cirop gene encoding leishmanolysin-like peptidase 2, producing MSDAAAKQSRVSDEAQVSVTRAASMEPRTQPSSGHQTRHSRPEVMQRTFLENVTHPPPSTILQPIRIKTWRARESCKLSEPESERLEEALEEAVRVVSSLLSVNRTVGTLMLSRNVNKYCKFVWRNSSLLNYNRCGRANKNYRTETCLDVTIPEDHLSGCYVYPEADSPRRTVVRPEGAGLPDTDFLIYIHVQATDKCRAEPGVLAYAVHCQMDAGGRPVAGVVVLCRDRLSGASYSHQATVQTLIHEMFHTLGFSKDLFSSWQDCSSDQGVSCSARNKVIHSDGSGQTRIYTPAIVSALQRHLMSSDPELGGPLENLDESAGKVSSHWESRVLQGSIMAAALGDPTTVRIDPVTLAALRDTGWYSVNLSRAQSLVWGDGQGAKFGSLSICKDNSSTFFCSGSGVGCHFLHLHKGKCQTDPYLEGCRVYKPLENGSECWKKENTRWSPAENWSGEIFGFDSRCFFSSLIRRGGDVWTSSSAEGRCYRHRCSGPNRYQIQVSGSEWVDCPAGGAVQVKGYRGEVFCPDRRLCLYPDVSPPIDRNSSSGFTTCDPDGKIVSPQDVTWSPLRSTSQAMWFCSSAAVCVLVALLVSYWKRRTCMFRSSSVAPEDHSHL from the exons ATGTCGGACGCTGCAGCCAAACAGAGCCGTGTTTCTGATGAAGCTCAGGTCAGCGTGACTAGAGCTGCATCCATGGAGCCAAGAACCCAGCCAAGCTCTGGACACCAAACCAGACATTCGAGACCTGAAGTCATGCAGAGGACGTTTCTGGAAAACGTAACCCATCCACCTCCCTCCACCATTTTGCAGCCGATCAGGATAAAAACCTGGAGGGCCAGAGAAAGCTGCAAACTGTCTGAACCTGAGAGCGAGAGACTGGAGGAGGCTCTGGAAGAGGCTGTGAGGGTGGTGTCGTCTTTACTGTcag TGAACAGAACTGTGGGAACCTTGATGCTGAGCAGAAACGTCAACAAATACTGCAAGTTTGTCTGGAGGAATTCAAGCCTGCTGAACTACAACAG GTGTGGAAGAGCAAACAAAAACTACAGAACTGAAACGTGTCTGGACGTCACA ATCCCAGAAGACCATCTGTCTGGATGCTACGTTTACCCAGAGGCCGACTCTCCTCGCCGGACCGTCGTCAGACCAGAAGGAGCCGGACTTCCCGACACCGACTTCCTGATTTACATCCATGTACAGGCCACTGACAAATGTAGAGCAGAG CCTGGCGTCCTCGCCTACGCCGTCCACTGCCAGATGGACGCTGGGGGACGTCCTGTGGCCGGCGTGGTGGTCCTCTGCAGGGACAGGCTGAGCGGCGCTTCCTACAGCCACCAGGCTACAGTTCAG ACTCTGATCCATGAGATGTTTCATACACTCGGCTTCTCCAAAGATCTCTTCAGCTCCTGGCAAGACTGTTCATCAGATCAag GAGTTTCATGTTCTGCTCGAAATAAAGTGATTCACTCAGACGGATCAGGACAGACGAGGATTTACACTCCAGCCATCGTCTCAGCCCTGCAGAGACACCTGATGTCCTCTGACCCCGAGCTGGGCGGGCCGCTGGAGAACCTG GACGAATCCGCGGGCAAAGTTTCCTCCCACTGGGAGTCCCGGGTCCTGCAAGGATCCATCATGGCGGCGGCGCTGGGGGACCCAACCACAGTCCGGATCGACCCAGTCACGTTAGCGGCGCTGCGGGACACGGGCTGGTACTCTGTGAACCTGAGCCGGGCTCAGAGTCTGGTCTGGGGAGACG gtCAAGGAGCCAAATTTGGTTCTCTGTCCATCTGCAAGGACAATTCCTCAACCTTTTTCTGCTCCGGAAG TGGAGTTGGATGTCACTTCCTTCACCTTCACAAAGGGAAATGTCAGACGGATCCGTACCTGGAAGGTTGTCGGGTCTATAAGCCGCTGGAGAATGGA AGTGAAtgctggaagaaagaaaacacaagatggTCACCTGCAGAAAACTGGAGCGGAGAGATTTTTGGCTTTGACAGCCGCTGCTTCTTCTCCAGCCTCATCAGACGG GGAGGTGACGTTTGGACCAGCAGCTCTGCTGAGGGTCGCTGCTACAGACACAGATGTTCTGGACCCAACAGGTACCAGATCCAGGTGTCTGGCTCTGAATGGGTGGACtgcccagcagggggcgccgttCAG GTTAAAGGATACAGAGGCGAAGTGTTTTGTCCTGACAGACGGTTGTGTCTCTACCCTGATGTTTCTCCTCCTATAGACAGAAACTCATCCTCTGGTTTCACCACATG CGACCCTGATGGGAAAATCGTTTCACCCCAGGATGTGACTTGGTCTCCTCTCAGGTCAACTTCACAGGCCATGTGGTTCTGCTCCAGTGCTGCTGTGTGCGTGTTGGTCGCTCTGCTGGTTTCGTACTGGAAACGTAGAACCTGTATGTTCAGGAGCAGCTCTGTGGCTCCAGAGGATCACAGCCACCTGTAG
- the LOC114157477 gene encoding uncharacterized protein DDB_G0292642-like isoform X2, giving the protein MSCGHAVTPDSLTQWCRIQLDEGNHKFRCPAVVEGTKLCNKLWSYQEVRRLADLSVDEMEYFEQKMASLSVSEHCEVQSCPKCKTTVERKDLSNLCVQCVICTADQKKTYQFCWQCQKEWKGSGPRSDRCSNDGCINRDLQLLQTCKDISLPEVEGVTSCPSVRACPVCGMKVEHNRMYCKNVTCPRCRLTFCFVCLKPKSECCQSSSPYRICPGGVAPRQSRIPVWKK; this is encoded by the exons gGTAACCATAAATTCAGATGTCCTGCGGTGGTGGAGGGAACCAAGCTGTGCAACAAGCTGTGGTCGTACCAGGAGGTGCGCAGACTGGCTGACCTGAGCGTTGATGAAATGGAGTATTTCGAGCAGAAGATGGCCTCCCTGTCCGTCTCAGAGCACTGCGAGGTTCAGTCG TGTCCAAAATGTAAAACCACCGTGGAGAGGAAGGATCTGTCCAACCTGTGTGTCCAGTGTGTCATTTGCACCGCGGACCAGAAGAAGACCTACCAGTTCTGCTGGCAGTGTCAGAAGGAGTGGAAAGGCTCGGGGCCCCGGTCGGATCGCTGCAGCAACGATGGCTGCATCAACAGGGAcctgcagctcctgcagacCTGCAAGGACATCAGCCTGCCCGAAGTGGAGGGCGTCACCAGCTGCCCCTCCGTCCGGGCCTGTCCCGTCTGTGGCATGAAGGTGGAGCACAACCGGATGTACTGTAAAAACGTGACGTGTCCTCGCTGTCGCTTGACGTTCTGCTTCGTTTGCCTGAAACCGAAGAGCGAGTGCTGCCAGAGCAGCTCACCGTACAGGATCTGTCCCGGCGGCGTGGCGCCGAGGCAGAGCCGCATCCCCGTGTGGAAGAAGTGA